In one Buteo buteo chromosome 10, bButBut1.hap1.1, whole genome shotgun sequence genomic region, the following are encoded:
- the CERS1 gene encoding ceramide synthase 1 isoform X1 — MPAPEPMPGYGQLLKRGYGSLTEAIKACGDCGWELSRQTWTENAYLGWGEVLLCGLCALGWTVLRRAAARRLFGPFGEWCNLQPKDAAKMPESAWKLLFYTLSWSYGIYLLFFTDYPFFYDPPSVFYDWKKGMDVPTDIAIAYLLQCSFYGHSIYATAYMDTWRKDSVVMLLHHVVTLTLIAFSYAFRYHNVGILVLFLHDVNDVQLEFTKLNVYFKHRGGVYHRLNDIISNIGCLTFSVSWFWFRLYWFPLKVLYATCYSSLQSVPNIPFYFFFNALLLVLTLMNIYWFLYIVLFVAKVLMGQMQEVNDVREYDVEDSKKTTTAKKKEAGLQLPNALKEGMHLKNGLVKDKRL, encoded by the exons ATGCCGGCTCCCGAACCTATGCCCGGTTACGGGCAACTGCTGAAACGAGGTTACGGGAGTTTGACGGAAGCGATAAAGGCTTGCGGAGACTGCGGCTGGGAACTATCGCGACAGACCTGGACCGAAAACGCCTACCTGGGTTGGGGAGAGGTGTTGCTCTGCGGACTCTGCGCCCTCGGATGGACCGTGctgcgccgcgccgccgcccgcagGCTCTTTGGG CCCTTCGGGGAGTGGTGCAACTTGCAGCCGAAAGATGCTGCCAAGATGCCTGAGAGTGCCTGGAAGCTGCTTTTCTACACGTTATCCTGGTCATATGGCATCTACCTGCTCTTCTTCACCGACTACCCCTTCTTCTATGACCCACCATCCGTCTTTTACG ACTGGAAGAAAGGCATGGATGTGCCCACAGACATCGCCATCGCCTACCTGTTGCAGTGCAGCTTCTACGGACACTCCATCTACGCCACCGCCTACATGGACACATGGCGCAAGGACTCCGTTGTCATGCTTCTCCACCACGTGGTCACGCTGACCCTCATAGCCTTCTCCTACGCTTTCAG GTACCACAACGTGGGTATCCTCGTGCTCTTCCTGCACGATGTCAATGACGTGCAGCTGGAATTCACCAAGCTCAACGTCTACTTCAAGCACCGGGGGGGAGTCTATCATCGCCTCAACGACATCATCTCCAACATCGGCTGCCTCACCTTCAGTGTCAGCTG GTTCTGGTTCCGTCTCTACTGGTTTCCCCTCAAGGTGCTCTACGCCACTTGCTACTCCAGCCTGCAGTCGGTCCCTAATATCCCCTTCTACTTCTTCTTCAATGCTCTGCTCCTTGTCCTCACTCTGATGAACATCTACTGGTTTCTG TACATCGTCCTGTTTGTGGCCAAGGTGCTGATGGGGCAGATGCAAGAGGTGAATGATGTGCGCGAGTATGACGTGGAGGACAGCAAGAAAACCACAACGGCCAAGAAGAAAGAGGCTGGACTGCAGCTGCCCAATGCTCTGAAAGAAGG GATGCACCTGAAGAATGGACTTGTAAAAGACAAGCGGTTATAA
- the CERS1 gene encoding ceramide synthase 1 isoform X2, with protein sequence MRSRNGAWRCSAATEGKKSVPGAPAELRASSACSIARSPPHRLRRRPFGEWCNLQPKDAAKMPESAWKLLFYTLSWSYGIYLLFFTDYPFFYDPPSVFYDWKKGMDVPTDIAIAYLLQCSFYGHSIYATAYMDTWRKDSVVMLLHHVVTLTLIAFSYAFRYHNVGILVLFLHDVNDVQLEFTKLNVYFKHRGGVYHRLNDIISNIGCLTFSVSWFWFRLYWFPLKVLYATCYSSLQSVPNIPFYFFFNALLLVLTLMNIYWFLYIVLFVAKVLMGQMQEVNDVREYDVEDSKKTTTAKKKEAGLQLPNALKEGMHLKNGLVKDKRL encoded by the exons atgagaagcagaaatggtGCCTGGCGTTGCTCAGCTGCCacggagggaaaaaaatccgTGCCCGGAGCCCCAGCTGAGCTAAGGGCAAGCTCAGCATGCAGCATCGCTCGCTCTCCACCGCACCGTCTGAGACGAAGG CCCTTCGGGGAGTGGTGCAACTTGCAGCCGAAAGATGCTGCCAAGATGCCTGAGAGTGCCTGGAAGCTGCTTTTCTACACGTTATCCTGGTCATATGGCATCTACCTGCTCTTCTTCACCGACTACCCCTTCTTCTATGACCCACCATCCGTCTTTTACG ACTGGAAGAAAGGCATGGATGTGCCCACAGACATCGCCATCGCCTACCTGTTGCAGTGCAGCTTCTACGGACACTCCATCTACGCCACCGCCTACATGGACACATGGCGCAAGGACTCCGTTGTCATGCTTCTCCACCACGTGGTCACGCTGACCCTCATAGCCTTCTCCTACGCTTTCAG GTACCACAACGTGGGTATCCTCGTGCTCTTCCTGCACGATGTCAATGACGTGCAGCTGGAATTCACCAAGCTCAACGTCTACTTCAAGCACCGGGGGGGAGTCTATCATCGCCTCAACGACATCATCTCCAACATCGGCTGCCTCACCTTCAGTGTCAGCTG GTTCTGGTTCCGTCTCTACTGGTTTCCCCTCAAGGTGCTCTACGCCACTTGCTACTCCAGCCTGCAGTCGGTCCCTAATATCCCCTTCTACTTCTTCTTCAATGCTCTGCTCCTTGTCCTCACTCTGATGAACATCTACTGGTTTCTG TACATCGTCCTGTTTGTGGCCAAGGTGCTGATGGGGCAGATGCAAGAGGTGAATGATGTGCGCGAGTATGACGTGGAGGACAGCAAGAAAACCACAACGGCCAAGAAGAAAGAGGCTGGACTGCAGCTGCCCAATGCTCTGAAAGAAGG GATGCACCTGAAGAATGGACTTGTAAAAGACAAGCGGTTATAA
- the GDF1 gene encoding embryonic growth/differentiation factor 1, whose product MQLLPSFRASLAWALLSMVLGMELSLQESLLLKSLGLSTKPSPKTPVPVPSVLWRIFQKRKTLPSTNKDLADACRVEEFNVPGNIIRVFADQGHFIHNGQPQRLLCLQKRLYFNLSVLEEGESLTMARLEIKFSHNSYHTSSQGQVFELRLYQTSQMSLRGMASHENSRKLLVEQSFAQLHKSLLFNLSGVAKDWRTRSRNLGLVLEISVSGGDGASAPASGGPQNLCTSIDSFLDTSLLVVTLSQQQCKASRRRRSAHYAPVTPSNLCKPRRLYISFSDVGWENWIIAPQGYMANYCLGECPFPLTAELNSTNHAILQTMVHSLDPEGTPQPCCVPVRLSPISILYYDNNDNVVLRHYEDMVVDECGCR is encoded by the exons atGCAGCTTCTCCCCAGCTTTAGAGCCAGCCTCGCCTGGGCTCTCCTTAGCATGGTTCTGGGGATGGAGTTAAGTTTGCAGGAAAGTTTACTGTTAAAATCCTTGGGTTTGAGCACCAAGCCCAGCCCAAAAACCCCCGTTCCTGTGCCATCTGTGCTCTGGCGGAtcttccagaagagaaagaCGCTGCCTTCTACAAACAAGGACCTGGCGGATGCCTGTAGGGTGGAGGAATTTAATGTCCCTGGGAACATCATCCGTGTCTTCGCTGACCAAG GCCACTTCATTCATAACGGGCAGCCCCAGAGGTTGCTGTGTCTGCAGAAGCGTCTGTACTTTAACCTCTCCGTGCTGGAGGAGGGCGAGAGCTTGACGATGGCTCGGCTCGAGATCAAATTCAGCCACAACTCCTACCACACCTCCAGCCAGGGGCAGGTTTTTGAGCTGAGGCTCTACCAAACCTCCCAGATGTCTCTCCGGGGGATGGCCTCCCACGAGAACAGCCGAAAGCTGCTGGTGGAGCAGTCCTTCGCCCAGCTGCACAAGTCTCTCCTCTTCAACCTGAGCGGGGTGGCGAAGGACTGGAGAACGCGCAGCAGGAATCTGGGCTTGGTCCTGGAGATCTCGGTGAGCGGCGGCGATGGTGCATCAGCCCCGGCGAGCGGGGGGCCGCAGAACCTCTGTACCAGCATCGACTCCTTCCTGGACACCTCTCTCCTGGTGGTGaccctcagccagcagcagtgcaaggcttccaggaggaggagaagcgcTCACTACGCCCCCGTCACTCCGAGCAACCTCTGCAAGCCCCGGCGGCTTTACATCAGCTTCAGCGACGTTGGTTGGGAGAACTGGATCATCGCCCCGCAGGGCTACATGGCTAATTACTGCCTGGGCGAGTGTCCCTTTCCCCTGACGGCGGAGCTGAACAGCACCAACCACGCCATCCTCCAAACCATGGTGCACTCGCTGGACCCGGAGgggaccccccagccctgctgcgtCCCCGTCAGGCTGtcccccatctccatcctctACTACGATAACAACGACAACGTGGTGCTGAGGCATTACGAGGACATGGTGGTGGACGAGTGCGGCTGCAGATAG